The Anolis carolinensis isolate JA03-04 chromosome 2, rAnoCar3.1.pri, whole genome shotgun sequence genome has a window encoding:
- the LOC100566379 gene encoding kinesin-like protein KIF2A, whose product MRAAALEPQAAAEECGCLPWGPSRPPAASRFSRFPLLPRIGSATAAQPLPPPPPPPEPAMALAFGAIQPGAYLEIKRSDGRIHPALVTALHEESGCVTVEWIERGTNKGKKVELALAFALNPHLAPTAGRFSPEQGDRSGLTPRFGLSPVPQEKQPGGDAAEREQQLPLLRRPPSAGAAGRLSPSPSLARKSPCVLEVERLRERREKRHQEVLERRARRGARDAHPHADLIDMIAQYRATLQGEGGTEALLARSGALEPSRSLVSTSGSSTRRICVCVRKRPLSQREAELKDIDVVSIPCPNVVMVHEAKQKLDLTRYLENQAFRFDHAFDDCATNESVYRHTAQPLVEIVFQGGMATCFAYGQTGSGKTHTMGGDFCSKRQDSSTGIYAMAARDVFRLLQEPAYKALGLQIFGAFFEIYWGKVYDLLNWKTRLRVLEDSHQQVQVVGLLEQEVLCMEDVMKLIEVGNRCRTSGQTSANSHSSRSHAVFQIILKRRGRLHGKFSLIDLAGNERGADTSSADRQTRLEGAEINKSLLALKECIRALGRNKGHTPFRASKLTQVLRDSFIGENSCTCMIATISPGMRSCEHTLNTLRYANRVKELSVDPNAFRQFHPILPRPIIQLEDLTRPWTIQSLPETDEFKVFCVQKEDQISPPAPSFITSGKGQKKRKEMDERALVEEHQESLRWLKTFFQMTEDADYDMEFYAAQFETVLAQKIAILSDIQDKVKSFRTSLSKDELGANRHIILKRSRML is encoded by the coding sequence ATGCGCGCGGCTGCCCTCGAGCCccaggcggcggcggaggagtgCGGCTGCTTGCCTTGGGGGCCCTCGCGCCCTCCCGCCGCCTCCCGCTTCTCGCGCTTCCCGCTTCTCCCGCGCATCGGCAGCGCCACCGCCGCCCAACcccttccaccgccgccgccgccgccggagCCAGCCATGGCGCTCGCCTTTGGGGCCATCCAGCCGGGTGCCTATCTGGAGATCAAGCGGAGCGACGGGCGCATCCACCCGGCGCTGGTGACGGCGCTGCACGAGGAGAGCGGCTGCGTGACGGTGGAGTGGATCGAGCGCGGCACCAACAAGGGGAAGAAGGTGGAGTTGGCGCTGGCCTTCGCGCTCAACCCGCACCTGGCCCCGACGGCGGGGAGGTTCAGCCCCGAGCAAGGCGACCGCTCCGGCCTCACGCCCCGCTTCGGGCTCAGCCCCGTGCCCCAGGAGAAGCAGCCCGGTGGGGATGCCGCCGAGAGAGAGCAGCAGCTGCCCTTGCTGCGAAGGCCGCCGTCGGCGGGCGCGGCCGGCAGGCTCAGCCCCAGCCCCAGCCTGGCCCGCAAGTCGCCCTGCGTCCTGGAGGTGGAGCGCCTGCGCGAGAGGCGGGAGAAGAGGCACCAGGAGGTGCTGGAGAGGCGCGCCCGGCGAGGGGCCCGCGACGCCCACCCGCACGCCGACCTCATCGACATGATCGCCCAGTACCGCGCCACCTTGCAAGGCGAGGGCGGGACCGAGGCCCTCCTGGCCCGCAGCGGCGCCCTGGAGCCCAGCCGCTCCCTGGTCTCGACCTCCGGCAGCAGCACCCGCCGCATCTGCGTCTGCGTGCGCAAGAGGCCGCTCAGCCAGCGCGAGGCCGAGCTCAAGGACATCGACGTGGTCAGCATCCCCTGCCCTAACGTGGTCATGGTCCACGAGGCCAAGCAGAAGCTGGACCTGACCCGCTACCTGGAGAACCAGGCCTTCCGCTTCGACCACGCCTTCGACGACTGTGCCACCAATGAGAGCGTCTATAGGCACACGGCTCAGCCCTTGGTGGAGATCGTCTTCCAAGGCGGCATGGCCACCTGCTTCGCTTACGGCCAGACTGGCAGCGGCAAGACCCACACCATGGGCGGCGACTTCTGCAGCAAGCGGCAGGACTCTTCCACTGGCATCTACGCCATGGCGGCCCGGGATGTCTTCCGCCTGCTGCAGGAGCCTGCCTACAAAGCCCTCGGCCTCCAAATCTTTGGGGCTTTCTTTGAGATCTACTGGGGCAAAGTCTACGACTTGCTCAATTGGAAGACCCGTCTGAGGGTGCTGGAAGACAGCCACCAGCAGGTTCAGGTAGTGGGGCTGTTGGAGCAGGAGGTCCTCTGCATGGAGGATGTCATGAAGTTGATCGAAGTGGGCAATCGGTGCCGGACGTCGGGACAGACCTCAGCGAACTCCCACTCCTCACGCAGCCACGCCGTCTTCCAGATCATCCTCAAGCGGAGAGGGAGGCTCCATGGCAAGTTTTCCTTGATCGATTTGGCTGGCAATGAGCGAGGGGCGGATACCTCCTCCGCAGACCGGCAGACCAGGCTGGAGGGAGCAGAGATCAACAAGAGCCTCCTGGCGCTCAAAGAATGCATCCGAGCCTTGGGACGCAACAAAGGCCACACGCCCTTCCGCGCCAGTAAGCTCACCCAAGTGCTGAGGGACTCCTTCATCGGAGAGAACTCCTGCACTTGTATGATCGCCACCATTTCTCCGGGGATGAGGTCCTGTGAGCACACCCTCAACACCCTCAGGTATGCCAACCGAGTGAAAGAACTCTCTGTGGACCCCAATGCCTTCAGACAATTTCACCCCATCTTGCCTCGGCCCATCATCCAGTTAGAAGACTTGACAAGACCATGGACCATCCAGAGTTTGCCAGAAACAGATGAGTTCAAGGTGTTTTGTGTACAGAAAGAAGACCAAATCTCCCCGCCGGCACCATCGTTTATCACCAGCGGTAAGGgtcagaagaagaggaaagaaatggaCGAGAGAGCTCTGGTGGAAGAGCACCAGGAGTCTCTCAGGTGGTTGAAAACTTTCTTCCAAATGACAGAAGATGCGGACTATGACATGGAGTTTTATGCTGCCCAGTTTGAAACAGTCCTGGCCCAAAAGATTGCCATCCTGTCGGACATCCAGGACAAAGTGAAATCTTTTCGTACCAGCCTCTCCAAGGACGAGTTGGGGGCCAATAGGCACATAATCCTAAAGAGGTCCCGCATGCTGTGA